The window CAGAAGAAAGAAGATGGAAAAACAGTGGCCGCCGTCTTGCACAAAAAGGTAAATCAGCTCAATAAGAGCAATTTGCCTGCTTATCTCACCTCTAAGGTGAGGGTTGCTGAAAACGCCTCAACATCACAGACCTTTTGATCCGAGTACGGCTCTTCGTATTCTGCCTTGATCAGCCAGATACCGGGCTGGAGGATGCGAATCCTGCCCATTCCTTCTTTATCGGTCTTTGTCGTATAAGCAAAGACATCACTCTCTGTAGAAAACCCCATATAGGTCGCAAAAAGTTTAGCCTGATGAGGTTTGCCGCGAAGAAGAAGCTGCACAGGCAGGTAATCGCCTGCCCGTAAAGAGGCAGGATTGGCCTGAGGAACAATCTCCAGAACATGACCGAGCGCCTTTTTATCCATCGTAGCATCTTCAGCATCTACAGTGAGCAGCCCTTTTGCGCTTTTATGGGAGAGGGAGCAGCGCAGGACATTCTTTAACCCCTC is drawn from Candidatus Electrothrix aestuarii and contains these coding sequences:
- a CDS encoding DUF4198 domain-containing protein, which codes for MRKHYATLALFLGMTVFGSTQALAHYPWINAESYFPHAGESPKINIGYGHGYPLGSFLQQEDLESMSLTGPTGQIPLKEANIIEYEPEEALSEPGIYTVAAQRKAIFYTKTTDGWKRQTKEGLKNVLRCSLSHKSAKGLLTVDAEDATMDKKALGHVLEIVPQANPASLRAGDYLPVQLLLRGKPHQAKLFATYMGFSTESDVFAYTTKTDKEGMGRIRILQPGIWLIKAEYEEPYSDQKVCDVEAFSATLTLEVR